One Candidatus Brocadiaceae bacterium genomic region harbors:
- the nrdR gene encoding transcriptional repressor NrdR has product MRCPYCHTDNDRVVNSRPATDGTHVKRRRECNDCHRRFTTYERIELGVLRVVKKDGTREEFSRRKLLSGLHKACYKRPIPGERIEELVDAVERELHERFEGEAPSRAIGERVMALLKELDHVAFIRFASVYREFTDVTDFVEEADTVLGGRRAPRPRPAR; this is encoded by the coding sequence ATGAGGTGTCCATACTGCCACACGGACAACGATCGGGTCGTCAACTCCCGCCCCGCCACCGACGGCACGCACGTGAAGCGCCGCCGGGAGTGCAACGACTGCCATCGGCGCTTCACCACCTATGAGCGCATCGAGCTGGGCGTGCTGCGCGTCGTCAAGAAGGACGGGACGCGCGAGGAATTCTCGCGGCGCAAGCTCCTGAGCGGCCTCCACAAGGCATGCTACAAGCGGCCGATCCCGGGGGAGCGCATCGAGGAGCTTGTCGACGCCGTGGAACGCGAACTGCACGAGCGCTTCGAGGGCGAAGCGCCGAGCCGGGCCATCGGCGAACGGGTCATGGCCCTGCTCAAGGAACTGGATCACGTGGCCTTCATCCGGTTTGCCTCCGTCTACCGGGAGTTCACGGACGTAACCGATTTCGTGGAGGAGGCCGACACCGTGCTCGGTGGTCGGCGCGCTCCGCGCCCCCGGCCCGCCCGGTAG